One genomic window of Sphingopyxis sp. OPL5 includes the following:
- the leuS gene encoding leucine--tRNA ligase, translating into MTREPRFGALAADARWQAAWEAANSFATTETADKPKAYILEMFPYPSGRIHMGHVRNYAMGDVLARFKKMTGHDVLHPMGWDAFGMPAENAAMEKGVHPGGWTRDNIAAMRGQLKRLGLAIDWSRELATCEPDYYGQEQALFLDLFAHGLVTRKHSYVNWDPVDMTVLANEQVIDGRGWRSGALVEKKKLSQWFLKITDFAEELLDGLGGLDSWPDKVRLMQENWIGKSQGLEFSFKLAGGAPGFDVFTTRPDTLYGASFAAISPDHPLAEKLAKDAPELAAFIEECRRQGTAAEQIDTAEKLGFDTGLAVEHPLDPALHLPVWVVNYVLMDYGTGAIFGCPAHDQRDLDFARKYELPVLRVIADGDETAQHFSGDEAYTGPGKLVNSHFLDGMTIDEAKAAIVARAEHEGWGKGTTVWRLRDWGVSRQRYWGTPIPFIHCDACGLVPVPKAQLPVVLPEDADFSVPGNPLDRHPTWKHVACPSCGGEAVRETDTLDTFVDSSWYFLRFASAPSDKPFDPEVIRRWLPVDQYIGGIEHAILHLLYARFWTRALNKLGMIDIKEPFASLFTQGMVTHETYSRDQGEGLPPLYFTPDEISRSAEGATLESDGARVDVGRVIKMSKSKKNVVDPDAILDQYGADAARWFMLSDSPPERDLPWSEAGIEGAWRFVQRLWRLFGDTENIGDGAEDNGLARKLHQAIAGVAADIEALGFNKAVAKIHALANDVEKAVPSATRAEACRTLILLVAPMLPHLAEEAWAALPEGQRTTAMIADAAWPHADPALLVDDEVTIAIQMAGKLRDTMTIAKGLDKEATEAAALARPRIVELLAGASPKKVIVVPDRLVNIVP; encoded by the coding sequence ATGACCCGCGAACCGCGCTTTGGCGCCCTCGCCGCCGATGCCCGCTGGCAGGCGGCGTGGGAGGCCGCGAACAGCTTTGCCACGACCGAGACGGCGGACAAGCCGAAGGCCTATATCCTCGAGATGTTCCCCTATCCCTCGGGGCGCATCCACATGGGTCATGTCCGCAACTATGCGATGGGCGACGTTCTCGCGCGGTTCAAGAAGATGACCGGCCACGACGTTCTCCACCCGATGGGCTGGGACGCGTTCGGCATGCCCGCCGAAAATGCCGCGATGGAAAAGGGCGTCCACCCCGGCGGCTGGACCCGCGACAATATCGCCGCGATGCGCGGCCAGCTGAAACGCCTCGGTCTCGCGATCGACTGGAGCCGCGAACTCGCGACCTGCGAGCCCGATTATTACGGCCAGGAACAGGCCTTGTTCCTCGACCTGTTCGCGCACGGCCTCGTCACGCGCAAGCACAGCTACGTCAACTGGGACCCGGTCGACATGACCGTGCTCGCCAACGAGCAGGTGATCGACGGCCGCGGCTGGCGTTCGGGCGCGCTCGTCGAGAAAAAGAAATTGTCGCAGTGGTTTTTGAAGATCACCGACTTCGCCGAGGAACTGCTCGACGGCCTCGGCGGCCTCGACAGCTGGCCCGACAAGGTGCGGCTGATGCAGGAAAACTGGATCGGCAAGTCGCAGGGGCTGGAATTCAGCTTCAAGCTCGCTGGCGGCGCGCCTGGCTTCGACGTCTTCACGACGCGCCCCGACACGCTCTATGGGGCGAGCTTCGCGGCGATCTCGCCCGACCATCCGCTTGCCGAGAAGTTGGCGAAGGACGCGCCCGAACTGGCCGCGTTCATCGAGGAATGCCGCCGTCAGGGCACCGCCGCCGAGCAGATCGACACCGCGGAAAAGCTCGGCTTCGACACCGGCCTCGCGGTCGAACATCCGCTCGACCCCGCGCTGCACCTGCCCGTGTGGGTCGTGAACTATGTGCTGATGGATTATGGCACCGGCGCGATCTTCGGCTGCCCGGCGCACGACCAGCGCGACCTTGATTTCGCGAGAAAGTACGAACTGCCCGTCCTCCGCGTGATCGCCGATGGCGACGAGACCGCGCAGCATTTCAGCGGCGACGAGGCCTACACCGGCCCCGGCAAGCTGGTGAACAGCCACTTCCTCGACGGCATGACGATCGACGAGGCCAAAGCCGCGATCGTCGCGCGCGCCGAGCATGAGGGCTGGGGCAAGGGCACGACCGTGTGGCGCCTGCGCGACTGGGGCGTCTCGCGCCAGCGCTACTGGGGCACCCCGATCCCCTTCATCCATTGCGACGCCTGCGGTCTGGTCCCGGTGCCGAAAGCGCAGCTTCCCGTCGTGCTGCCCGAGGACGCCGATTTCTCGGTCCCCGGCAATCCGCTCGATCGCCATCCGACCTGGAAACATGTCGCCTGCCCGTCGTGCGGCGGCGAAGCGGTGCGCGAAACCGACACGCTCGACACCTTCGTCGACTCCAGCTGGTATTTCCTGCGCTTCGCCTCGGCGCCGTCGGACAAGCCCTTCGATCCCGAGGTGATCCGCCGCTGGCTGCCCGTCGACCAGTATATCGGCGGCATCGAGCATGCGATCCTCCACCTGCTCTACGCGCGCTTCTGGACGCGCGCGCTCAACAAGCTGGGGATGATCGACATCAAGGAGCCCTTCGCCAGCCTGTTCACGCAGGGCATGGTGACGCACGAGACCTATAGTCGCGATCAGGGCGAAGGCCTGCCGCCGCTCTACTTCACCCCCGACGAGATCAGCCGCAGCGCCGAGGGTGCGACGCTCGAATCCGATGGCGCGCGGGTCGATGTCGGCCGCGTGATCAAGATGTCGAAGTCGAAGAAGAATGTCGTCGATCCCGACGCCATCCTCGACCAGTATGGCGCCGACGCGGCGCGCTGGTTCATGCTCTCCGACAGCCCGCCCGAGCGCGACCTGCCGTGGAGCGAGGCGGGTATCGAGGGCGCCTGGCGTTTCGTCCAGCGCCTGTGGCGTCTGTTCGGCGACACCGAAAATATCGGCGACGGCGCCGAGGACAACGGTCTCGCGCGCAAGCTGCACCAGGCGATCGCCGGCGTCGCCGCCGACATCGAGGCGCTCGGCTTCAACAAGGCGGTCGCGAAAATCCACGCCCTCGCCAATGACGTCGAGAAGGCCGTCCCCTCGGCGACCCGCGCCGAAGCGTGCCGCACCCTGATCCTGCTCGTCGCACCGATGCTGCCGCACCTCGCCGAGGAAGCCTGGGCGGCGCTGCCGGAAGGCCAGCGAACCACCGCGATGATCGCCGACGCCGCATGGCCGCACGCCGATCCGGCACTTCTCGTCGATGACGAGGTGACGATCGCGATCCAGATGGCGGGCAAGCTGCGCGATACGATGACGATCGCGAAGGGTCTCGACAAGGAAGCGACCGAAGCCGCGGCGCTCGCGCGCCCGCGCATCGTCGAACTGCTCGCCGGTGCGTCGCCGAAGAAGGTGATTGTGGTCCCCGACCGTTTGGTGAATATCGTACCCTGA
- a CDS encoding DUF3576 domain-containing protein, which yields MFQLSVPAKFGATLGRRSATLALLGVAALGLSGCGGKERPRADLAASQVTTIGVNSYLWRASLDALSFMPLLQADSSGGVIITDWYANPGNPNERMKVTVSILDRDLRADALRVAASRQVAQGGTWVDAPVQAATVQKLEEIILTRARDLRRSAFEG from the coding sequence ATGTTCCAGCTTTCCGTCCCTGCCAAGTTCGGCGCCACGCTCGGTCGCCGTTCGGCCACGCTCGCGCTCCTCGGGGTCGCGGCGCTCGGCCTTTCGGGGTGCGGCGGCAAGGAACGGCCGCGTGCCGACCTCGCCGCGTCGCAAGTCACGACGATCGGCGTGAACTCCTATCTGTGGCGCGCCAGCCTCGACGCGCTGTCGTTCATGCCGCTGCTCCAGGCCGATTCGTCGGGCGGCGTCATCATCACCGACTGGTACGCCAACCCCGGCAACCCGAACGAGCGGATGAAGGTCACCGTGTCGATCCTCGACCGCGATCTGCGCGCCGACGCGCTGCGCGTCGCCGCCTCGCGCCAGGTCGCGCAGGGCGGCACCTGGGTCGACGCGCCGGTTCAGGCGGCGACGGTCCAGAAGCTCGAGGAAATCATCCTCACCCGCGCTCGCGACCTGCGCCGTTCGGCCTTCGAGGGCTAA
- a CDS encoding thiamine phosphate synthase, which produces MPRRHPFSRPSGRLPRRWLFTDARLGDAVLAAAAALPPGSGIVIRDDDRAPGDRWRLVRRLARIAKTRSLLLLLAGRPALARRWGAGGVHLRRHHAKHAPQARRLGLIVSMPVHDPREARAARRARADLAFVSPLHPTRSHPGAPALGRAAWLGLARLSGARPVALGGLTPARARALHRASRASGLAPGWAAIDHWLEKATKPRR; this is translated from the coding sequence ATGCCCCGGCGCCACCCCTTCTCAAGACCATCGGGCCGACTGCCGCGGCGCTGGCTGTTCACCGATGCGCGGCTCGGCGATGCGGTGCTCGCCGCCGCCGCCGCGCTGCCGCCGGGCAGCGGCATCGTCATCCGCGACGACGACCGCGCGCCGGGCGATCGCTGGCGGCTGGTCCGCCGCCTCGCGCGAATCGCCAAAACCCGCAGCCTCCTGTTGCTGCTCGCCGGACGACCCGCGCTGGCGCGGCGTTGGGGCGCCGGCGGCGTTCACCTGCGCCGGCATCATGCCAAGCATGCGCCGCAGGCGCGCCGCCTCGGCCTGATCGTCTCGATGCCCGTCCACGACCCCCGCGAAGCCCGCGCCGCGCGCCGCGCGCGCGCCGACCTCGCCTTTGTCTCGCCGCTCCACCCGACCCGCTCGCATCCCGGCGCCCCGGCGCTCGGCCGCGCGGCGTGGCTCGGCCTCGCGCGGCTGAGCGGCGCCCGGCCGGTCGCGCTCGGCGGCCTCACCCCGGCGCGCGCGCGCGCGCTCCACCGCGCGAGCAGGGCAAGCGGCCTCGCTCCCGGATGGGCGGCGATCGATCATTGGCTGGAAAAGGCGACAAAACCGCGCAGATAG
- a CDS encoding YggS family pyridoxal phosphate-dependent enzyme, translated as MDSAAQRLAGVEAGIAAAAARAGRKASDVQLVAVSKTHDSSTIRPLIAAGQRHFGENRVQEAAGKWPELRGGTSDIVLHLIGQLQSNKAEEAVALFDAIHSVDRPSLVTALARACEKAGGQPLLFVQVNIGDEEQKGGCAVADLPALLAQAKDAGLKIAGLMAIPPADVAPTPYFALLDELAERHGLPLRSMGMSGDYESAVMLGATHVRVGTALFGAR; from the coding sequence ATGGACAGTGCAGCGCAGCGATTGGCCGGGGTCGAAGCGGGAATCGCCGCCGCCGCGGCGCGTGCGGGACGCAAAGCGAGTGACGTCCAGCTGGTCGCGGTGTCGAAGACGCACGACTCTTCGACGATTCGCCCGCTGATCGCCGCCGGACAGCGCCATTTCGGCGAGAATCGCGTCCAGGAAGCGGCGGGCAAATGGCCCGAACTGCGCGGCGGAACGTCCGATATCGTGCTCCACCTGATCGGGCAGCTGCAATCGAACAAGGCCGAGGAAGCCGTCGCGCTGTTCGACGCGATCCACTCGGTCGACCGGCCGTCGCTGGTCACCGCGCTGGCACGGGCGTGCGAGAAGGCGGGCGGGCAACCGCTGCTGTTCGTGCAGGTCAACATCGGCGACGAGGAACAGAAGGGCGGCTGCGCGGTCGCCGACCTGCCCGCGCTGCTGGCGCAGGCAAAGGACGCGGGGCTGAAGATCGCCGGCCTGATGGCGATCCCGCCCGCCGATGTCGCACCGACCCCCTATTTCGCGCTGCTCGACGAACTCGCCGAGCGGCATGGCCTGCCGCTGCGCTCGATGGGCATGAGCGGCGATTACGAGAGCGCGGTGATGCTCGGCGCGACGCACGTGCGCGTGGGGACCGCGCTGTTCGGGGCGCGGTAA
- the mutS gene encoding DNA mismatch repair protein MutS: MSATAALSAAKPSAPTPMMAQYWSLKEKAGDCLLFYRMGDFFELFFDDAKAAAATLDIALTSRGEHGGEPVPMCGVPVHAAESYLARLIRAGHRVAIAEQVESPAEAKARGGSKALVARAIVRFVTAGTLTEESLLEGRSANRLAALAEVGSEGEVAIAAADISTGRFEVVAVRREAVDAELARLAPSELLVSESIGDLPAWSVRQVVRRPTADFASNAGQKRLESLFGVQTLDGFGQFSRGEIAAMGAIAAYLDHVGTGTTVFLQPPVRHLASGRMAIDAATRESLELVRTMAGARDGSLLGTIDRTVTAAGARLLADDLASPLTDKDAILDRLDLVDAFARDALWRGELRSDLRALPDAGRALGRLVAGRGGPRDLAQLRDALGGARLLRERLGRRADLPPLLTRLLPGLGGHGALVDELSRALIETPPVDAAQGGYVAEGYDHALDALRETARDGRKAIAALEADYRDRTGIAALKIRHNGVLGYHVEVPAKHADALMAPESGFTHRQTLAGVVRFNSSDLHEAASRVTQAGVHAIAAEAAHLEALTDAATARREAIAASCDVLARLDVAAALADHAMSHNWCRPDLADTPCLDVTGGRHPVVEAALAKAGERFVPNDLSLSEADRLWLVTGPNMGGKSTFLRQNALIVVLAQAGGFVPAASARLGLVDRLFSRVGASDNLARGRSTFMVEMVETAAILAQATPQSFVILDEVGRGTSTYDGLALAWAVVEAVHEVNKCRCLFATHYHELTRLAESLDALSLHHVRAREWQGDLVLLHELADGPADRSYGLAVARLAGVSPKVVKRAEAVLAKLEAGREKTGGLAAGLDDLPLFAATLAAEPAPVTDALREALANIDPDALTPREALDALYRLKATGGEV; the protein is encoded by the coding sequence ATGTCCGCAACCGCCGCCCTTTCCGCCGCCAAGCCCTCCGCCCCGACGCCGATGATGGCGCAATATTGGTCGCTCAAGGAAAAGGCGGGCGATTGCCTGCTCTTCTATCGCATGGGCGACTTCTTCGAACTCTTCTTCGACGATGCCAAGGCCGCCGCCGCGACGCTCGACATCGCATTGACGTCGCGCGGCGAACATGGCGGCGAACCGGTGCCGATGTGCGGCGTACCGGTGCATGCCGCCGAATCCTATCTCGCGCGGCTGATCCGCGCCGGGCACCGCGTCGCAATCGCCGAACAGGTCGAAAGCCCCGCCGAGGCCAAGGCGCGCGGCGGATCGAAAGCGCTCGTCGCGCGCGCGATCGTGCGTTTCGTCACCGCGGGCACGCTGACCGAGGAAAGCCTGCTCGAAGGGCGCAGCGCCAACCGGCTCGCGGCGCTCGCCGAGGTCGGCAGCGAGGGCGAGGTCGCGATCGCCGCCGCCGATATCTCGACCGGGCGGTTCGAGGTCGTCGCGGTGCGCCGCGAGGCGGTCGACGCCGAACTCGCTCGCCTGGCGCCGTCTGAATTGCTGGTCAGCGAGAGTATCGGCGACCTGCCCGCGTGGAGCGTGCGCCAGGTCGTGCGCCGCCCGACCGCCGATTTTGCCAGCAACGCCGGCCAGAAACGGCTCGAATCGCTGTTCGGTGTGCAGACCCTCGACGGCTTCGGCCAATTCTCGCGCGGCGAAATCGCCGCGATGGGCGCGATCGCCGCCTATCTCGACCATGTAGGCACCGGCACGACCGTCTTCCTCCAGCCGCCGGTACGTCACCTCGCCTCGGGGCGCATGGCGATCGACGCCGCGACGCGCGAAAGCCTCGAACTCGTGCGCACCATGGCCGGCGCGCGTGACGGCAGCCTGCTCGGCACCATCGACCGCACCGTCACTGCGGCGGGCGCGCGGCTGCTCGCCGACGATCTCGCGAGCCCGCTCACCGACAAGGACGCGATCCTCGACCGGCTCGACCTCGTCGACGCCTTCGCGCGCGATGCGCTGTGGCGCGGCGAACTCCGAAGTGACCTTCGCGCGCTGCCCGACGCCGGCCGCGCGCTCGGCCGCCTCGTCGCGGGGCGCGGCGGGCCCCGCGACCTTGCCCAGTTGCGCGATGCGCTCGGCGGCGCGCGCCTCTTGCGCGAACGGCTCGGCCGCCGCGCCGACCTGCCGCCCTTGCTCACCCGCCTGCTTCCCGGCCTCGGCGGCCATGGCGCGCTCGTCGACGAACTCAGCCGCGCCTTGATCGAAACCCCGCCGGTCGACGCCGCGCAGGGCGGTTATGTCGCCGAAGGCTATGATCATGCGCTCGACGCGCTGCGCGAGACCGCGCGCGACGGGCGCAAGGCGATCGCCGCGCTGGAAGCCGATTATCGCGACCGCACCGGCATCGCCGCGCTCAAGATCCGCCACAACGGCGTGCTCGGCTATCATGTCGAGGTGCCCGCGAAGCACGCCGACGCGCTGATGGCACCCGAATCGGGCTTCACCCACCGCCAGACCCTCGCCGGGGTGGTGCGCTTCAACTCGTCGGACCTGCACGAGGCGGCGAGCCGCGTGACCCAGGCGGGCGTCCACGCCATCGCCGCCGAGGCCGCGCATCTCGAAGCGCTCACCGACGCCGCGACCGCGCGCCGCGAAGCGATCGCCGCATCGTGCGACGTGCTCGCGCGGCTCGACGTCGCCGCCGCGCTCGCCGACCATGCGATGAGCCACAATTGGTGCCGCCCCGACCTCGCCGACACCCCGTGCCTCGACGTCACCGGCGGCCGCCACCCGGTCGTCGAAGCGGCGCTGGCCAAGGCGGGCGAACGCTTCGTCCCCAACGATCTGTCGCTGTCGGAGGCCGACCGGCTCTGGCTCGTCACCGGGCCGAACATGGGCGGTAAATCGACCTTCCTGCGCCAGAATGCGCTGATCGTCGTGCTCGCGCAGGCCGGGGGCTTCGTCCCTGCGGCTTCGGCGAGGCTCGGCCTCGTCGACCGCCTCTTCAGCCGCGTCGGCGCCAGCGACAATCTCGCGCGCGGGCGCTCGACCTTCATGGTCGAAATGGTCGAAACCGCCGCGATCCTCGCGCAGGCGACCCCGCAAAGCTTCGTCATCTTGGACGAGGTCGGGCGCGGCACCTCGACCTATGACGGGCTTGCGCTCGCCTGGGCGGTGGTCGAGGCCGTCCACGAAGTGAACAAGTGCCGCTGCCTGTTCGCGACCCATTATCACGAACTCACCCGCCTCGCCGAAAGCCTCGACGCGCTCTCGCTCCACCATGTCCGCGCCCGCGAATGGCAGGGCGACCTCGTCCTCCTCCACGAGCTCGCCGACGGCCCCGCCGACCGCAGCTACGGCCTCGCGGTCGCGCGCCTCGCCGGCGTCTCGCCCAAGGTGGTGAAGCGCGCCGAAGCGGTGCTCGCGAAGCTCGAAGCCGGGCGCGAAAAGACCGGCGGCCTCGCGGCGGGGCTCGACGACCTGCCGCTGTTCGCCGCGACGCTTGCCGCTGAACCCGCGCCGGTGACGGATGCGCTGCGCGAGGCGCTCGCAAACATCGATCCCGACGCGCTCACCCCGCGCGAGGCGCTCGACGCACTCTACCGGCTCAAGGCGACCGGGGGCGAGGTATGA
- a CDS encoding [protein-PII] uridylyltransferase produces MSDIFAHLDGRRAIIDRRALAERLEAVAAETSDTGKRRRALVDLLKVALEEGRAEIARRLLEAPSSGRLAASATAFLIDQIIRLSYDFTVDHLYPAGNRSAGERITIIAVGGYGRAEMAPYSDIDIGFLTPFKQTSWTEQVIEAQLYTLWDLGLKVGHSSRSIDEMVRAAKDDLTIRTALLEGRFIWGDRDLYDQASARFDAEVVAGNARSFVAEKLAERDERHKRMGDSRYVVEPNVKEGKGGLRDLHTLFWIGKFIHRVRTVPELVDAGLLSTRELRQFARAENFLLAVRCHLHTLAGRAEDRLTFDFQPEIARRMHFAERPGKSAVERFMQLYFIHAKSVGDVTGTFLAHLDDQLAARGRRFLPTIRRRPGRLNGFVLDRGRLALPADDFFQADPVRLIEIFALADKYGLEIHPQAMRQARHDAKLIDARGVRRIARANALFLDVLTSPHDPETVLRWMNEAGVFGRFVPDFGRVVAQMQFDMYHHYTVDEHTIRAIGLLADIEQNRLGDDHPLSTAIMDQIHSRRTIYVAVLLHDIAKGRGGDHSVLGAELALRVCPRLGLSEAETETVSWLVRHHLLMSATAFKRDLADFKTILDFAGQVQSPERLRLLLVLTVVDIRAVGPGVWNSWKRQLLTELFDAAEEVLRLGHKQKGREQRIANKKEDAQALLGLDEKSFARLAKRLPESYWIAEPVEVIAANLRHMQQAGDTPLHIAAVPDQDRGATLVMVLAADHPGLFYRIAGGIHLAGGNIIDARIHTTRDGLALDNFLVQDPLGRPFAEAGQIDRLTRAIEDALANRHKLLPKLEARALPRARAEAFRIAPNVFVDNKASNRFTVIEVNAQDRPALLNQLAYALFQSKVTVHSAHVATYGERAVDTFYVTDLIGDKIDSAARVKSLEKRLLEAAGSGSEEAVAA; encoded by the coding sequence ATGAGCGACATTTTCGCGCATCTCGACGGCCGCCGCGCGATCATCGATCGCCGCGCGCTCGCCGAGCGGCTCGAGGCCGTCGCCGCCGAGACCAGCGATACCGGCAAGCGCCGCCGCGCGCTCGTCGACCTGCTCAAGGTCGCCTTGGAGGAGGGCCGCGCCGAAATCGCCCGCCGCCTGCTCGAAGCGCCCTCGTCGGGCCGCCTCGCCGCCAGCGCGACCGCCTTCCTGATCGACCAGATCATCCGCCTGTCCTATGATTTCACCGTCGATCATCTCTATCCCGCGGGCAATCGTTCAGCGGGCGAGCGCATCACGATCATCGCGGTCGGCGGTTATGGCCGCGCCGAAATGGCGCCGTACAGCGACATCGACATCGGCTTCCTCACCCCGTTCAAGCAGACGAGCTGGACCGAACAGGTGATCGAGGCGCAGCTCTACACGCTCTGGGACCTCGGGCTGAAGGTCGGCCATTCGTCGCGATCGATCGACGAGATGGTGCGTGCGGCGAAGGACGATCTCACTATCCGCACCGCCCTCCTCGAAGGGCGCTTCATCTGGGGCGACCGCGATCTTTACGATCAGGCCTCGGCGCGTTTCGATGCCGAGGTCGTCGCGGGCAATGCGCGCAGCTTCGTCGCCGAAAAGCTCGCCGAGCGCGACGAGCGGCACAAGCGCATGGGCGATTCGCGCTATGTCGTCGAACCCAATGTGAAGGAAGGAAAGGGGGGGCTGCGCGACCTCCACACGCTGTTCTGGATCGGCAAGTTCATCCACCGCGTGCGCACCGTCCCCGAACTCGTCGACGCGGGGCTGCTCTCGACCCGCGAGCTTCGGCAATTCGCGCGCGCCGAGAATTTCCTGCTCGCGGTGCGTTGCCACCTCCACACGCTCGCGGGGCGCGCCGAGGACCGGCTGACCTTCGATTTCCAGCCCGAGATCGCGCGCCGCATGCATTTTGCCGAGCGCCCGGGCAAGAGCGCGGTCGAGCGCTTCATGCAGCTCTATTTCATCCACGCGAAAAGCGTCGGCGACGTCACCGGCACCTTTCTCGCCCATCTCGACGACCAGCTTGCGGCGCGCGGGCGGCGCTTCCTGCCGACGATCCGCCGCCGCCCGGGCCGGCTCAACGGCTTCGTGCTCGACCGCGGCCGCCTCGCGCTGCCGGCGGACGATTTCTTTCAGGCGGACCCGGTGCGCCTGATCGAAATCTTCGCGCTCGCCGACAAATATGGCCTCGAAATCCACCCGCAGGCGATGCGCCAGGCGCGCCACGATGCCAAGCTGATCGACGCGCGCGGGGTGCGGCGCATCGCGCGCGCCAACGCGCTGTTCCTCGACGTGCTGACGTCCCCGCACGATCCCGAAACGGTGCTGCGCTGGATGAACGAGGCGGGGGTGTTCGGCCGCTTCGTGCCCGACTTCGGCCGCGTCGTCGCGCAGATGCAGTTCGACATGTATCATCACTACACCGTCGACGAACACACGATCCGCGCGATCGGGCTGCTCGCCGACATCGAGCAGAACCGGCTCGGCGACGACCATCCGCTGTCGACCGCGATCATGGACCAGATCCATTCGCGCCGGACCATCTATGTCGCGGTGCTGCTCCACGACATCGCCAAGGGGCGCGGCGGCGACCATAGCGTATTGGGCGCCGAACTCGCGCTGCGCGTCTGCCCGCGGCTGGGGCTCAGCGAGGCGGAGACCGAGACCGTCTCGTGGCTCGTGCGTCATCACCTGCTGATGTCGGCGACCGCGTTCAAGCGCGACCTCGCCGATTTCAAGACGATCCTCGATTTCGCGGGGCAGGTGCAAAGCCCCGAACGCCTGCGCCTGCTGCTCGTGCTCACCGTCGTCGACATCCGCGCGGTCGGCCCGGGGGTGTGGAACAGCTGGAAACGGCAATTGCTCACCGAGCTGTTCGACGCCGCCGAGGAAGTGCTGCGCCTCGGCCACAAGCAAAAGGGTCGCGAACAGCGGATCGCGAACAAGAAAGAGGATGCGCAGGCGCTGCTCGGTCTCGACGAGAAGAGCTTTGCCCGGCTCGCGAAGCGCCTCCCCGAAAGTTACTGGATCGCCGAACCGGTCGAGGTCATCGCCGCCAACTTGCGCCATATGCAGCAGGCGGGCGATACCCCGCTGCACATCGCCGCGGTGCCCGATCAGGATCGCGGCGCGACGCTGGTGATGGTGCTCGCCGCCGACCATCCGGGGCTCTTCTATCGCATCGCGGGGGGCATCCACCTCGCCGGCGGCAACATCATCGACGCGCGTATCCACACCACCCGCGACGGCCTCGCGCTCGACAATTTCCTCGTCCAGGACCCGCTCGGCCGCCCCTTTGCCGAGGCGGGGCAGATCGACCGGCTGACCCGCGCGATCGAGGATGCGCTCGCCAACCGCCACAAATTATTGCCCAAACTCGAAGCCCGCGCGCTCCCCCGCGCCCGCGCCGAGGCGTTCCGCATCGCCCCCAATGTCTTCGTCGACAATAAGGCGTCGAACCGCTTCACCGTGATCGAGGTCAATGCGCAGGACCGTCCCGCGCTGCTCAACCAGCTCGCCTATGCGCTCTTCCAGTCGAAGGTGACGGTGCACAGCGCGCATGTCGCTACCTATGGCGAACGCGCGGTCGATACCTTTTACGTGACCGACCTGATCGGCGACAAGATCGACAGCGCGGCGCGGGTGAAGTCGCTCGAGAAACGCCTGCTCGAAGCCGCGGGAAGCGGCAGCGAGGAAGCGGTCGCGGCCTAG